From the genome of Streptomyces sp. NBC_00523:
ACTGCTGGTAGTTCCGGGCAGGGGAGCCGGGCAGGAACGGCCAGTTGCCGGGTGTGAGGGTGTGGGTGAGCCGTAGCGGACGAAGAATCCTGGCCCGAACCTCGTACTCCCATGAATGGCCCGTGACCGCCTTGATGACCATGCCGGCGAGAACATAGTTGGTGTTGGAGTACTCCCAGCCGCTACCGGGTGCGAACGACGGCGGGTGCTTCATCGCGAGGGCCACACGCTGCCGGGAGGTGTAGGTGGTCCAGCGGTTCACGCGATACCCGGCCGCGCTGAGATCAGGAACGACATCGCCGATGTAGTCGGGCAACCCGCTGGTGTGCTGGAGCAGGTGGCGCAGAGTGATCCGGTGCCCGTCATTGCCGTGGCCACGGACCAGGCCGGGCAGCCACGTGTCCACCGTATCGTCCAGCGACAGGCGGCCTTCGCCGGCGAGTTGGAGCAGTACGGTCGCGACGAACGTCTTCGTGGTGCTGCCGATCCTCAGGTAGCCGTCCGTCGCCACAGGCTGCCCGGTACTGAGATCGCCGACCCCGCTACGGACGGTCCGCACTCTGTGGGGCGTCTCCAGTCTCACCGACACGCCTGTGACGCCGTCGTCCCGCAGGCTGTCGGCATCGCGCTGCAGTTGGGACAGGTGATCGGGGGTCGCCGCTCTGGACCCGGCCGGAGGGAGTAGTGCCAGAAGGGCAACAGCGAGCACGGTCACTGTCCGACGACTGATCCGACTCCGCATGATCGACATGAGGCAACGCTAAGAACGAAGCGTCTCGCGAACCATCCGGCCAACCGGAGGTCCCATGGTCGGGTTCTCCCCAGTGCGCTGGGCCCGGCGGATCGGCGAGCGGATGGTCGGTTGACTATGCGCACCGGTGGCGGATCCAATGACCAGCGTGATCACCCGGGCGCTCCTGCTGCGCCGAGACGTGATGAATGCGGACCGGCTGCCCTGACCAGGTGCGATTCGGGCAGACCGTGACCGCGTAGCCCCGAGGGAGACGTTTACCGATGACCACACCACCATCGCTGTCCGGAGCAGAGCACGCAGAGGGGGCGTCCGTCCGTGTGGGCGTTCTCGTCCCTTTGACGCGGCCAGGCTGGGCCGAGGCGGGGCGACACTTGCTCGCAGGGTTCGAGCTGGCCGTTGACAAGGTCAATGACACAGGCGGGATTGACGGCAGACGACTGGAGCTGATGGTCCGCGACACCGCGGCCGATCCGGAGCGGGCGGTGGCGGCCGTGGACGAACTGGCCGCCCTGGGTGTGGCTGTTGTGGCGGGCGAGTACCACAGCGTCGTCGCCCGCGCCGCTGCCGGCCGGGCCGACGCCCTGGGCGTGCCGTACCTCTGCTCGTCCGCCGTGCTTGACGAGCTCACCGAGGAGCCGACGCAGTGGATCGCGCGCCTTGCCCCGCCGCAGTCCCGTGGCTGGCGGATCTACGCGGACTTCCTCCTCGGTGAGGGACGACGCCGGATCGCCGTGGCGACCCAGCCGAGCGTCTACTGGGCGTCCGGGACCCGCGTCCTGCGGGAGCACCTGGCTCCACACGGCGGCACTGTCGTCGAACTCGACATGAGCGTGCTCACCCCCGAGGCTCTCTGCGATGCGCTCGTGGACCACGGCGCGACGGCGCTGCTCCTGCTGGTCGGCCACCCGGAGCCGGCGGTGCCGATCGTCAGGGCCGTACGGGATGACGTGCGACTCGCGGAGGTCCTGATCGGCGCTCCGGCCGGACAACCGGAGTTTGCCGAATGGGCCGCGCTTCTGGGCGAGGACGGCGCCGAGATCCCGTTTCTGCGTTACCTGCCCGAGGTCCTCGGCCCGCTCGCCGAACGCGTCGAGAAGGAGCTTCGCGAGCGTCTGGGCGAAGCGCCTTCCTTCGTCGCCTTCGAGGGCTGGGACACCGCCACTGTCCTCGCCGAGGTGTTGCGCTCCCACGGCACGGACCGGGCCGCCATCGCCGCGTCATGGCCGCGCGTGGTGGTCGATGGCGCCCGCGGGCCGATCCGGTTCTCCCGCACCACGGGCATCGGCGTCTGGCAATGGGCTTGGGCACCGATCCAAGTCGTCGACCGGGACCCCGCGGAGCCCGATCGCTTTCGGATCCTGCGCACCGGCTGAGAGGGCGCGGAGGCCCGACTGCCCCAGAGGCCATGCGGACCGCACTCGACCGCATGGCCTCGTGGTAGTCTGCCGGGTCGAAATACGGATCGTCCACCGGTGCCCCCCAGCTGCTGCGAGGTCCCAGCTCATCCGGCACCAGCCGCTCAACAATCCCGACGACGTGCTCCGCCTACGGCTTGCTGGAACACACGGTGTCGGTCCAGATCGCCTGGAGGTCACGGCAGACAAGGGTGAGTGTGCCGTCCCAACAGGCGATCTCGTGACGGCAGCCGTCCCTGTACGGCAGGATCTCGTCGAGAATCACATCCCCGAGGTCCGCTCCGCGGTCCCCGTCGGCGGGATCGATGATGAAGCTGGACACCCCTGCGTAGCGGATCAGCAGATCTTGGTCGTGCTTCCAGCAGTTGTGCTGGAACTCGACCTCCATCTCCTCGCCGCCGGTGCTCCGGACGGCCCGAAGCGTCAGGTCCTTCACGCATCGCCTGCTGCGGAAGTCGTAGTGATCCGCATCAGTGGCGAACGACCGTGCACCCGGCGGCAGATCGCCACAGATCGAGGGCAGCTGCTTCAGGTAGCGAGAAGGGTCCAACACCCCTGACAGGTCGCCGACCTGCGCATCGAGATCGACGTACTCCATCAGCCCGGCTCCCTCATGGCTTCCTCCTGGTCGACGAATCGTCGCACGGACTCACCAAACGAGATGACGTCCACATGCTCGGACGAACCTTTGCGGACGCCGCCCAAAGTGTCCTGGAACGCTCACAACGCAAGCCGCTCACCGGCGTCGCGCCAGTAGTCGGTGAGCATCTCGCCCGGCCAGGCCGGCTCACGCACGGTTCCGCGCGGTGCCATCTCCTCGAAGTACGGGGCCAGATCCAGGACCGGCGTTCCGTCGACGGCGTCGAGATCCGTCACGAGGAGGTCTCGGCCCTCCACGCTCAGCAGCCTGGGGTAGCTGATGGCCAGTTGATTGGGCCTTCTATGATTTCGGTGGACGAATGTACCGGTCGCCGGCCACTGCGGGTTGCCTCGCGGGCTGCGTGCATGGAGCTGGACATCGCCCGGCTGGGCCAGGTGGAAGGTCCAGGTCACCGTCAAGTGAGAGAATTCATCGATGCCTTGCAGGGTTTCGAGAGGAAAGCTCTCGTTGAGTCTGATGATCGCTTGGATGCCGCCCTGGTAGTCGTCCAGGACTTGAGTATGGCCGCCGACGACCGTAGCGATCGGTGCGACTTCAAATGTTTCCATCGGCCCTCTTTCCTATCCGCTGGGGTGACATGTGCTGCGGCGCCGCACCGCAGCGACGGTGCCGCATAACGGTCAGCCTATGGCGCGCAGCATCTCGGCCGCGTAGCCGTCGAGCTGCCGGGAAGCGGGACGGCTCCATCTCGCAGATGGCTGGCCTGAGCCGAGCGTCCCGAGGCCCCACCGCGCTGCTGGTCTCGCGCGGAGTAGCAGGTAGTCAGTCCCCGTACGTCGTCGATGTCGCCCTGTGTCACGCGCCGGAGCGAGGCCACTGGGCGACCTGCCGCTGCTGCCCGCCAAGGTGGCGCAATGAGCTCGCGGACAGGTCGTGTTTGATCGACTTCCGATCCGTGGCGTACTCCTCGAAGCGCATCTGCCCGTACCTCCCTGCTGCTGTGCGCGCAGGACCGTTCATTCCATGCACGACCAGCCCGCCCATCACCTCTTCTCGTACGGCACTCTGCAGCAAACCGAGGTCCAGCTCTCCCAGTTCGGCCGTCTGCTCCACGGGCGCCCCGATGCCTTGCGCGGCTACCGCATCACGACCGTGCAGATCACCGACCCGGCCGTGGTCGAGGCCAGTGGCTCCGACCGGCACCCGATGGTCGTCCCCGCCCCCGGCTCGGCGGACCTCGTCGAGGGGCAGGTCCTCGCGATCACCGATGCCGAACTCGCCGTGGCGGACGCCTATGGGGTGGACGAGTACACCCGTGTGAAGGTGACCTTGCGCTCGGGAACGCGCGCATGGGTGTATCTGGACCGGGCGAGCGCCGGGACGGATGCCGTCCGGGAGTGGCTGCGGAGTATCGAGGTGTTCGCCGGTCCGCTGCCGGACTTCGACCCGGCCGTTGCCCCGGCCGAGCCGGTCGACCTGTTCCTCGCCTGGCGCCGCGCTGCTCTCGCCGCCGGTGTGCCCGATGCGCACGCCATGTTCCGCTGGAGTTGGCCACGCGGTCCGGGGACCTCGTGCACGGGCCTTCCGCGGCCGAGGGACGGCACATCCGCCGGGACGCGGATCGGCCCCGCCCTGCTCGGGCCGGCCGCGGCATGCGGGAACGACACCCTCCCCGTACGCCCCCGCCCACGCGTCCGGGTCCTCGTCACCGGCGACGAACTCACCCGCGCGGGGCGGCCCGCGACGGGCCGTGTACGCGACGCGCTCGGACCGCTCCTGCCGCCCCGCATCGAAGCGAGCGGAGGCGAGACCGTGGACGTCCGGCACGTGCCGGACCGCCCCGTCGGCTCGCTGCGCGCGTGCGTCGGCGCCGGGGCGTACGAAGGCGTGGACGTCACCGTGGTGACCGGCTCCACCTCGGTCGGCGTCACCGATCAGTTGCGGCTGCTGCTCGCGGAGGCGGACGCGCACTGGGTGGTCGACTCGGTGGCCTGCCGCCCCGGACACCCCCAGCTCCTGGCCCGGCTGCCCGGGCACTGGGTGGTGGGCCTGCCTGGAAACCCGTACGGCGCCCTGGTCGCCGCGCACACCCTGCTGGCGCCGCTGCTGTCCGGACTCCTCGGCCGTCCGCTGCCCGCCCTGCCCCGTATCCCGCTCACCGGCGACATCCGGCCCGTCCCCGGCCGCACCCGCCTGGTACCGGTGGCCTGGGACGGCGCCACCGCGCGCCCCGTCGGCGGTGACCGCCCCGCCTTCCTGCACGGGGCGGCGCCGGCCGACGCCCTCGCCGCCGTGGCGCCGGACTGGCGGCCCGGGCAGCCCGCGCCCCTGATCCTCCACCACTGAGACGGAGCGGTTTCGGGCCCACGGCACGCGGACCTTCCGGACAGGCGGCAGGGGTGGCTGGAATCAGTTGCCGCCGACCGCCGATATGATCCCTCCGACCGTCCCGCGAGAAGAGCGCCGGCATCACCGCTGATGCCTGCCGCCACATCTCCGAGCATCCGCGGTGACAGGTCGGTCATGTGGTGTGAGTGCCGCGTCCTGGGCATCACGCCTTCTGACGTTGCCCGGGAAAGAAGCGAGGTAGGGCAGTGATCTGCGTCGGCGGCATGATCGGGATCGGCAAGACCAGTGTGGCCGAACTGATCGCCAAGGAGCTGGGGAGCAAGGTCTTCTACGAGAGCGTGGAGGACAACCCGATCCTGCCGCTCTTCTACACCGCCGCCCCCGAGGAGATAGAGGCGAAGCGCTACCCGTTCCTCCTCCAGCTCTACTTCCTGCAGACGCGGTTCGCCGCGATCAAGGAGGCGTACCGGCAGGACGACAACGTCCTCGACCGGTCGATCTACGAGGACTGGTACTTCGCCAAGGTCAACCACGATCTCGGCAGGATCAGCTCCCTGGAGATGCGGGTGTACGAGGGGCTGCTCGCGGAGATGATGCGCGAGATCGACGGCCTGCCGTACCGCAAGGCGCCGGATCTCATGGTGTACCTCCGGGCCGACTTCGGGACCGTGCTGCACCGCATCGGGCTGCGGGGGCGCGACTTCGAGCAGGACGAGGGGCTCGTGGAGTACTACCGGATGCTGTGGTCCGGCTACGACGACTGGGTACGCGAGCACTACTCCGCCAGCGACGTCCTGGTGATCGACATGAACCGGACCGATGTCGTGAACAACCCCGAGGACGCCGAGCGCGTCGTCCGGGAGGTCGTGGACGCCCTGGCCCTCGCGAGGGCTCGGGGTCTCTGATCCGGGCCGGGTCCTCGGACGAGAGGCGGGTGGCATGGTGGCCGGTGGCCGTGACGCGGCGGACGACGTGACGACGGACGAGATCGAAGCGGCCCTGCGCGACGTCGCGCAGCTGGGTGGCTTCTTCGCCCTCGACACCATCCGTGGGCCCGCGTCCGGCGAGGGGCGCCTCACGCCGGAGGGGTTCGCGGCGCTGGCCAGGACCGTCAACGAACGCTACGGGACCGCCGAAGCCCGTATCGGCGTGTCCGTCGCCCACCTCGGACTCGCGGCGCGCCTGTGGTCGCCGGTCCTCGCCTGCGCCCTCGTCCATGGGGTGGTGCCGGTGATGGACACCGTGGAGTGGGCCGGGAACGGCTCGGCGCTCCGGCTGGCCGGGCCGCGAGGCCGCCGCGCGGCCCGGCCCATTGCGGCGTCGGCGGATGCGGTGGCCGCGCAGGCCGACGGCGTCCTCCAGCGCGTGGAGAGCCACCTGCCGGCGAAGGCGGCGCCGCGGCTGCTCGCGGGGAACTCCGCTTCCGCGCTGGTCGGATCGGCGGCGCAGCTGCTGAGGTCCCGGCCCGGGCTGCGGGGGCCGCTCACCGAGGTGACGGGGGCGCTCCTGGAGACGGGACGGCTGCGCGGGACCGGCCGGATCACCGGACCCGGGCTCACCTTCCGCCGCCGCAGCTGCTGCCTGTACTACCGGGTGCCGGGCGGCTCGACGTGCGGGGACTGCTGCCTGATCCGGTGAGCCGCCTCGGCCCGCCGCCGCTTCGGCGGTGACGGGGACAGTTCCCGATGAGCGTAACCACTCCTTCTTGCTCCTTGGATCGATCATTCGATCAATGAGCGGTTGTGTTGAGCGAATCTCTTGACCTGATCAATCGTGACCTCTACTTTCGGGCCACCCACCCCAGGAGGTTCTCGCATGAGCATCAGAGCCAGTCGTGTGCTCTTCGCCGTGTCCGTCGCCCTCGTCGGCACCGCCGTCCTGCCGAACCAGGCGGCGACGGCGGCCGGTTCCACCACCTACGTCGACTGCTCGCGCTCCACCGCGGGGACCGGCACCCAGGCCAGCCCCTTCAACAGCATCGCCCAGGCCAACGGCAAGACCTACGGAGCGGGCGACACGCTCGCCTTCGCCTCCGGCACCACCTGCAAGGGCGCGCTCGCCCCCAAGGGCAGCGGCACCGCGAGCCTGCCCATCACCCTCACCCGTTACGGCTCGGGCGCCCTGCCGGTCCTGAACGGCGACGGGGCCGCAGCCGCCGTCTCGCTGACCGACCAGGACCACTGGACGATCAGCTACCTCAAGATCACCAATCCGGCCGGCTCCCTCGCCCGGCGCACCGGCCTGCGCATCTCCGCCACCGACGGCAA
Proteins encoded in this window:
- a CDS encoding serine hydrolase domain-containing protein: MSIMRSRISRRTVTVLAVALLALLPPAGSRAATPDHLSQLQRDADSLRDDGVTGVSVRLETPHRVRTVRSGVGDLSTGQPVATDGYLRIGSTTKTFVATVLLQLAGEGRLSLDDTVDTWLPGLVRGHGNDGHRITLRHLLQHTSGLPDYIGDVVPDLSAAGYRVNRWTTYTSRQRVALAMKHPPSFAPGSGWEYSNTNYVLAGMVIKAVTGHSWEYEVRARILRPLRLTHTLTPGNWPFLPGSPARNYQQFEPGGAMTDTTVAYLPFDADADGSMISTAADTNRFYRALVRGRLLAPAQLAEMQRTVEVPADRGFPPGTRDGLGLFWTPLSCGGGYWGHSGDGFGYLLWPATTPDGRTIVTVSLHSRPGDERSATRQTQDVTALVDRALCSARP
- a CDS encoding ABC transporter substrate-binding protein, producing the protein MTTPPSLSGAEHAEGASVRVGVLVPLTRPGWAEAGRHLLAGFELAVDKVNDTGGIDGRRLELMVRDTAADPERAVAAVDELAALGVAVVAGEYHSVVARAAAGRADALGVPYLCSSAVLDELTEEPTQWIARLAPPQSRGWRIYADFLLGEGRRRIAVATQPSVYWASGTRVLREHLAPHGGTVVELDMSVLTPEALCDALVDHGATALLLLVGHPEPAVPIVRAVRDDVRLAEVLIGAPAGQPEFAEWAALLGEDGAEIPFLRYLPEVLGPLAERVEKELRERLGEAPSFVAFEGWDTATVLAEVLRSHGTDRAAIAASWPRVVVDGARGPIRFSRTTGIGVWQWAWAPIQVVDRDPAEPDRFRILRTG
- a CDS encoding SAM-dependent methyltransferase, whose product is METFEVAPIATVVGGHTQVLDDYQGGIQAIIRLNESFPLETLQGIDEFSHLTVTWTFHLAQPGDVQLHARSPRGNPQWPATGTFVHRNHRRPNQLAISYPRLLSVEGRDLLVTDLDAVDGTPVLDLAPYFEEMAPRGTVREPAWPGEMLTDYWRDAGERLAL
- a CDS encoding molybdopterin-binding protein encodes the protein MHDQPAHHLFSYGTLQQTEVQLSQFGRLLHGRPDALRGYRITTVQITDPAVVEASGSDRHPMVVPAPGSADLVEGQVLAITDAELAVADAYGVDEYTRVKVTLRSGTRAWVYLDRASAGTDAVREWLRSIEVFAGPLPDFDPAVAPAEPVDLFLAWRRAALAAGVPDAHAMFRWSWPRGPGTSCTGLPRPRDGTSAGTRIGPALLGPAAACGNDTLPVRPRPRVRVLVTGDELTRAGRPATGRVRDALGPLLPPRIEASGGETVDVRHVPDRPVGSLRACVGAGAYEGVDVTVVTGSTSVGVTDQLRLLLAEADAHWVVDSVACRPGHPQLLARLPGHWVVGLPGNPYGALVAAHTLLAPLLSGLLGRPLPALPRIPLTGDIRPVPGRTRLVPVAWDGATARPVGGDRPAFLHGAAPADALAAVAPDWRPGQPAPLILHH
- a CDS encoding deoxynucleoside kinase produces the protein MICVGGMIGIGKTSVAELIAKELGSKVFYESVEDNPILPLFYTAAPEEIEAKRYPFLLQLYFLQTRFAAIKEAYRQDDNVLDRSIYEDWYFAKVNHDLGRISSLEMRVYEGLLAEMMREIDGLPYRKAPDLMVYLRADFGTVLHRIGLRGRDFEQDEGLVEYYRMLWSGYDDWVREHYSASDVLVIDMNRTDVVNNPEDAERVVREVVDALALARARGL
- a CDS encoding (2Fe-2S)-binding protein, which gives rise to MVAGGRDAADDVTTDEIEAALRDVAQLGGFFALDTIRGPASGEGRLTPEGFAALARTVNERYGTAEARIGVSVAHLGLAARLWSPVLACALVHGVVPVMDTVEWAGNGSALRLAGPRGRRAARPIAASADAVAAQADGVLQRVESHLPAKAAPRLLAGNSASALVGSAAQLLRSRPGLRGPLTEVTGALLETGRLRGTGRITGPGLTFRRRSCCLYYRVPGGSTCGDCCLIR